In Apium graveolens cultivar Ventura chromosome 10, ASM990537v1, whole genome shotgun sequence, the following are encoded in one genomic region:
- the LOC141690454 gene encoding uncharacterized protein LOC141690454, whose amino-acid sequence MDGNCSGLISMEGDYVYLIDLEITLTEQWTIMVRVARKWPNNNVLGELRGFHLILIDECHKRMHAWVGCEQVPDAADMFEQGKNYMLRNFIVEPFSGKYRCFKGQKHIVVTSGTSVTPLPDAWGLIPHDVCYFTNLQDIETIEPKDSYLIDVAGIVENVRVIQNVTNKRGEQQAYIDFTISDFSYEVRVRLWDELVHSFEILYYDCTEYPVIIIIHSARMLRNDYNGVCSLTSMLATSFDFNSNCAKVDNLRKRFWEVNGMEQQPSSYGNDF is encoded by the exons ATGGATGGTAATTGCTCTGGCCTCATCTCCATGGAAGGAGATTATGTCTATCTTATTGATCTGGAAATTACGTTAACAGAGCAGTGGACCATAATGGTACGAGTGGCAAGGAAATGGCCTAATAATAATGTCCTTGGCGAGCTCAGAGGATTTCATTTAATTCTCATTGATGAATGT CATAAGCGTATGCATGCTTGGGTTGGTTGTGAACAAGTTCCAGATGCAGCCGACATGTTTGAACAAGGGAAAAACTATATGCTACGAAACTTCATCGTAGAGCCCTTCTCTGGAAAATATCGATGTTTCAAAGGACAGAAGCACATTGTTGTTACCAGTGGTACATCTGTTACACCTCTTCCTGATGCTTGGGGTCTGATTCCTCATGATGTGTGTTACTTCACCAATCTTCAAGATATTGAAACCATTGAGCCTAAAGATAGTTATTTAATAG ATGTTGCTGGAATCGTGGAAAATGTTAGGGTCATTCAAAATGTTACTAATAAAAGAGGCGAGCAGCAGGCGTATATTGACTTTACCATTTCTGACTTCAG CTATGAGGTTAGAGTACGCCTTTGGGATGAATTGGTGCATTCCTTTGAGATTTTATACTACGATTGTACGGAGTATCCTGTTATCATTATCATTCACTCAGCCAGAATGCTTCGCAATGACTATAATGGTGTATGTAGCTTAACCAGCATGCTTGCTACCTCATTTGACTTCAATTCCAATTGTGCAAAAGTGGACAACTTGCGTAAAAG ATTTTGGGAAGTTAATGGGATGGAACAACAGCCTTCAAGTTATGGGAATGATTTTTAA